In Cytophagia bacterium CHB2, the DNA window CCGGTTTATTGGGCGCGTGCTTCTGCAATCCACGCCAAGACTTGGCGCACATTGGCGCTAATGGCGGCAAAGTTGCCGGACTTCACCAATTCTTTGCTGATGAGATTGCTGCCCATGCCCAGACAGGCGGTGCCGGCTTTGATCCACGCTTGCACACTTTCTTTGGTGGCTTCCACGCCGCCGGTGGGCATGATGCGCGTCCACGGCATGGGGCCGAGCACGGCTTTCACAAAAGCCGGGCCGCCCACTTGCGCGCCGGGAAAAATTTTGACGATTTCCACCCCCAATTCTTCTGCCGCAGAAATTTCACTGACACTGCCGCAACCCGGTGAATAAGCAATTTTGCGGCGGTTACACAGCTTTGCCACTTCGGCGTTCAACACCGGTCCAACGACGAAATTCGCGCCCTGAGCAATGAAGAGGGAGGCCGTGGGCGCATCGACAATCGAACCGACGCCCAGGATGAGGTTGGGAAACTGCGCGGAGATCAATTC includes these proteins:
- a CDS encoding bifunctional 4-hydroxy-2-oxoglutarate aldolase/2-dehydro-3-deoxy-phosphogluconate aldolase; amino-acid sequence: MARFDRLTVLNTMLNGGLVPVFYEGDVEVAKKIVAACHEGGARVLEFTNRGERALPVFAQLSELISAQFPNLILGVGSIVDAPTASLFIAQGANFVVGPVLNAEVAKLCNRRKIAYSPGCGSVSEISAAEELGVEIVKIFPGAQVGGPAFVKAVLGPMPWTRIMPTGGVEATKESVQAWIKAGTACLGMGSNLISKELVKSGNFAAISANVRQVLAWIAEARAQ